A window of the Brassica oleracea var. oleracea cultivar TO1000 chromosome C1, BOL, whole genome shotgun sequence genome harbors these coding sequences:
- the LOC106315322 gene encoding uncharacterized protein LOC106315322, with translation MVSQKLEICIELVKFAVVFVATVAESVEKAFRKPLPALPAAHDGSRNSYSAVPIPLVGFM, from the coding sequence ATGGTGTCTCAAAAGCTGGAGATTTGCATCGAGTTAGTGAAGTTTGCCGTCGTTTTTGTAGCCACCGTGGCTGAATCAGTAGAAAAGGCTTTCCGTAAGCCTTTGCCGGCGCTTCCGGCAGCTCATGATGGTAGTCGGAATAGTTACTCGGCCGTTCCCATTCCTCTTGTTGGATTCATGTGA
- the LOC106315304 gene encoding transcription initiation factor TFIID subunit 1, with protein sequence MAEHNEGSSEDNEEYADRSRGLEFIFGNVDNSGDLDADYLNEDAKEHLSALASSLPDIMLLASSGCTTSDPAEQDYNEKAADAVDYGDIDEEYDGPEVQVVTEEDHLLPKREYFSSAAASGSLYSKASVFDDDDYDEEEEQEVEHMPFEETFDSEDSESVVLKEENALEFEEEASMLGNEERLDTNEKSATSLPTLYVEDGMVVLQFSEIFAIHKPPQKRAKRENRYITYRDRYKSMELVEDDEGLLLKSHGRVNTHVKQADLIQLDVPLPIRGNIQLVKAGTFGSIIPESREFTKPGRDSCTTGELLKQDLEDDKSSLCQSQSSMEVFPLDQHEWENRIIWENSPGVGGNSCESFESEIESESLLIQGTNSETEQESLNVVNSGEQAQAENNKRVSFFVSALESLGSHTTSESTNKSRRHPQLLRLESQWDEDHPSENDNSGGKNLKQLKGDTLGRFSRFGLQERDMGDDAWLDSIIWESDKELSRSKLIFDLQDEQMVFEIPDNAESKDLQLHAGSMILSRSSKPKDERFQEGCGSNYGCQFNISNDKFYMNGKSCQQLQANANQFGVHSLRVLHSASAIRLQTMKNKLSNKDLANFHRPKALWYPHDNELAIKQQGKLPTQGSMHIVVKSLGGKGSRIHVGIEESVSSLKAKASRKLDFKETEAVKIFYMGKELEDGKSLAEQNVHPNSLVHILRTKVHLLPWAQKLPDEHKSLRPPGAFKKKSDLSTKDGHVFLMEYCEERPLMLSNAGMGANLCTYYQKSSPADQHGNLLCDKKDTLGNVMILEPGEKSPFLGEIQGGCSQSSIETNMYKAPVFPHKLQSTDYLLVRSSKGKLSLRRIDKTFAVGQQEPRMEVMSPASKNLQTYLVNRMLVYVDREFKHRRRIPADELSFLFSSLSDAVVKKTMRIHGIFLERDKNGHIFWYKKHRFDKIPHEIELKNLVAPEDVCSYESMLAGLYRLKHLGITQFTLPASISTALAHLPDEAIALAAASHIERELQITPWNLSSNFVACTTQDRANIERLEITGVGDPSGRGLGFSYVRAAPKVPAAAGSMKKKEAACCGAPTVTGTDADLRRLSREAAREVLLKFNVPDEKMAKQNRWHLIAMIRKLSSEQAASGVLKVDPTTIGKYARGQRMSFLQLQQQAREKCQEIWDRQLLSLSACDDDESESENDMDSFVGDLENLLDAEEWEESNTSKNDKLDGVNGFKMRRRPYQVVTDEDVEDEAAECAELRRLLMKDDEKRNMNAEFVRKDSVSAKKHIATRPDASFLVTKSTFKNTRNVSVFKERKPVRDNFFCGACGQPGHMKTNKHCPKYRATTEPQPEGIYVKKSSGTPSSSDLSGQVKLEPIKSKKAAPKSPTKVSVDEAPKGDNPTSKTGGLTLRFKCAIPAGGRLDKPGSETPRRSMEEPDRPLPSLMPAFIRERGESESHRPSVSGQSFSNTERNQAASSRLTMSITQPSLRMDKELVIQRPNEREQPQKKLVIKRSKVITDSLELTSQFESRKTMRMAEPEGFQSQQRFRLSENSLHRGPKEGRVWQEEREISTERHREARVRRDYDDMTKFEKASEIGSEREEKERQKKLQPEVIERYLEGYPRRRNDRKLLERVQKVRSQYDSDFERNVAEYAPQPKRRKKGEVGLANILEVIVDTLRAKEVNVSYLFLKPVSKKEAPDYHDVVQRPMDLSIIRDKVRRVEYRDRAQFRNDVWQIKYNAHIYNDGRNPMIPPLADELLVKCDGLLDRYRDELTEAEKGIVNHID encoded by the exons ATGGCTGAACACAACGAGGGTTCTTCAG AGGACAATGAAGAGTATGCGGACAGAAGCAGGGGACTGGAGTTTATCTTTGGAAACGTTGATAACTCTGGTGATTTGGATGCTGATTACCTTAATGAG GACGCCAAGGAACATCTTTCTGCATTGGCTTCGTCTCTGCCAGACATAATG TTGCTGGCCAGTTCAGGATGTACAACAAGTGATCCAGCTGAACAAG ATTACAACGAAAAAGCTGCGGATGCTGTTGATTATGGGGATATTGATGAAGAGTATGACGGGCCTGAAGTTCAAGTAGTTACTGAGGAAGATCATCTACTGCCAAAAAGAGAGTATTTTTCGTCTGCAGCTGCCTCGGGTAGTTTATATTCCAAAGCTTCTGTGTTTGATGATGACGATTATGATGAGGAAGAAGAACAAGAGGTGGAGCACATGCCATTTGAAGAAACTTTTGATTCTGAAGATAGTGAATCAG TTGTCTTAAAGGAAGAAAACGCTTTGGAGTTTGAAGAGGAGGCTTCCATGTTGGGAAATGAGGAACGATTGGACACAAATGAGAAAAGCGCAACATCACTGCCTACCCTGTATGTTGAAGATGGTATGGTAGTCTTACAATTCTCTGAGATATTTGCTATTCATAAGCCACCACAGAAACGAGCAAAGAGAGAAAATAGATATATCACTTACAGAG ACAGATACAAATCTATGGAGCTTGTTGAAGATGATGAGGGGTTACTTCTTAAGAGCCATGGTAGGGTCAACACTCATGTGAAACAAGCTGATCTGATTCAGCTGGATGTTCCGTTACCAATCAGAGGGAATATACAGCTGGTAAAAGCTGGCACATTCGGAAGCATCATACCAGAATCGAGAGAATTTACCAAGCCAGGACGGGATTCATGCACCACGGGTGAACTGTTGAAGCAGGACTTAGAAGACGATAAATCATCTCTGTGCCAGTCACAATCATCAATGGAAGTTTTTCCTCTTGACCAGCATGAATGGGAAAATCGAATTATTTGGGAAAATTCTCCTGGAGTTGGTGGTAATTCTTGTGAAAGCTTCGAATCTGAAATTGAGTCAGAAAGCCTGCTTATTCAAGGAACAAACTCAGAGACTGAACAAGAAAGCTTAAACGTGGTGAATTCTGGAGAGCAAGCTCAAGCTGAAAATAATAAGCGTGTATCATTTTTTGTCAGTGCCTTGGAGTCTCTTGGTTCACACACTACTAGTGAGTCCACTAACAAAAGTAGACGTCATCCGCAACTCCTTAGGTTAGAATCTCAGTGGGATGAGGATCATCCTAGTGAAAATGACAATAGTGGAGGGAAGAACTTAAAGCAGCTTAAAGGGGACACTCTTGGACGCTTTAGCAGATTTGGATTGCAAGAGAGGGATATGGGGGATGACGCATGGTTAGATAGCATAATTTGGGAGTCAGATAAAGAGTTGAGCAGGTCGAAACTAATATTTGACCTTCAAGATGAGCAAATGGTCTTTGAAATCCCTGATAACGCGGAAAGCAAAGATCTTCAACTTCATGCTGGATCTATGATTCTATCCCGGTCTTCAAAGCCCAAGGATGAAAGATTTCAGGAAGGCTGTGGATCAAATTATGGGTGCCAATTCAATATTTCTAATGACAAGTTCTATATGAATGGGAAAAGCTGTCAGCAACTGCAAGCAAATGCTAATCAATTCGGCGTACACAGTTTAAGAGTTCTTCATTCAGCGTCAGCGATTAGACTGCAGACAATGAAGAACAAATTGAGCAA TAAAGACTTAGCAAATTTTCACCGGCCCAAAGCTTTATGGTATCCACATGACAATGAGCTAGCGATCAAGCAGCAAGGAAAGTTACCAACCCAAGGATCCATGCATATTGTAGTTAAGAGTCTGGGGGGTAAAGGAAGCAGGATACACGTTGGCATAGAGGAATCTGTCTCTTCTTTAAAAGCCAAGGCTTCTAGGAAGTTAG ATTTTAAGGAAACTGAAGCAGTGAAGATTTTTTATATGGGAAAGGAACTTGAGGATGGAAAGTCGCTTGCTGAACAAAATGTTCATCCAAATTCTTTGGTCCATATTTTACGCACCAAGGTACATCTGTTACCATGGGCACAAAAGCTTCCTGACGAACATAAATCTTTGAGACCTCCGGGGGCATTCAAGAAGAAATCAGACCTATCTACTAAAGATGGCCATGTTTTCTTAATGGA ATATTGTGAAGAGAGGCCCTTGATGCTCAGCAATGCAGGAATGGGTGCAAATTTGTGCACGTATTATCAGAAGTCATCCCCAGCGGATCAGCATGGAAACCTGCTGTGCGATAAAAAGGACACTTTAGGGAATGTGATGATTCTAGAACCTGGGGAGAAATCTCCTTTCCTTGGGGAAATACAGGGTGGCTGCAGTCAATCATCTATTGAAACAAACATGTACAAAGCACCTGTTTTTCCTCATAAGTTGCAATCAACGGATTATCTGTTGGTCCGGTCTTCTAAAGGAAAGCTCTCTCTAAGGCGTATTGACAAGACATTTGCTGTTGGACAACAG GAACCTCGAATGGAAGTAATGTCTCCTGCATCAAAGAATCTGCAGACTTATTTGGTGAACAGGATGTTGGTCTATGTGGACCGAGAATTTAAGCATCGCCGCCGTATTCCTGCAGATGAGCTGTCTTTCTTATTTTCTAGCTTATCCGATGCAGTAGTCAAGAAGACCATGAGAATTCATGGTATTTTTCTAGAG AGGGATAAAAATGGCCATATTTTCTGGTACAAGAAACATAGGTTTGACAAGATTCCACATGAGATTGAGTTGAAAAATCTTGTGGCACCAGAGGAT GTGTGTTCCTATGAGAGTATGCTAGCTGGGTTGTACCGGCTCAAACATTTAGGGATCACGCAGTTTACATTGCCTGCCAGCATATCAACTGCATTGGCTCATCTCCCAGACGAAGCCATTGCTCTTGCCGCTGCTTCACATATTGAGAGGGAGCTGCAGATTACTCCTTGGAATCTGAGTAGTAACTTTGTTGCTTGTACAACTCAG GACAGAGCAAATATAGAGCGTTTGGAAATTACTGGAGTGGGCGATCCCTCTGGACGAGGTCTAGGATTCAGCTACGTCCGAGCTGCGCCAAAAGTACCAGCTGCAGCTGGAAGTATGAAGAAAAAGGAAGCAGCGTGTTGCGGAGCGCCAACTGTAACTGGTACAGATGCTGATCTTCGCAGATTAAGCAGGGAAGCAGCTCGAGAG GTTCTTCTCAAGTTCAATGTTCCTGATGAGAAAATGGCCAAGCAAAATCGATGGCACCTGATAGCTATGATACGCAAGCTATCGAGCGAGCAGGCTGCATCTGGTGTACTTAAGGTTGACCCTACGACAATAGGTAAGTATGCCCGTGGCCAGAGAATGTCTTTCCTACAGTTACAACAGCAGGCCCGGGAAAAGTGTCAGGAGATTTGGGATAGGCAACTTCTGTCCCTTTCAGCTTGTGATGACGATGAGTCTGAGAGTGAAAATGACATGGACTCCTTTGTCGGAGATCTGGAAAATCTACTTGATGCTGAGGAGTGGGAAGAATCTAATACGTCTAAAAATGACAAGTTGGATGGAGTCAACGGATTCAAAATGAGACGGCGGCCATATCAAGTTGTGACAGACGAAGATGTTGAAGATGAAGCTGCTGAATGTGCCGAGTTACGCCGATTGCTGATGAAAG ATGACGAAAAAAGGAATATGAATGCTGAATTTGTCAGAAAGGACAGTGTCAGTGCCAAGAAACATATTGCCACCCGTCCTGATGCATCTTTCTTAGTGACTAAGAGCACCTTCAAAAACACAAGAAACGTCAGC GTATTCAAAGAAAGAAAACCAGTGAGAGATAACTTCTTCTGTGGAGCCTGTGGTCAG CCTGGACACATGAAAACCAATAAGCACTGCCCAAAATACAGAGCAACTACAGAACCACAGCCCGAAGGTATATATGTGAAGAAGTCTTCTGGGACACCGAGTTCTTCGGATCTATCAGGCCAGGTCAAGCTGGAACCTATCAAAAGCAAAAAGGCCGCCCCAAAAAGTCCAACAAAAGTTTCTGTAGATGAAGCTCCGAAGGGAGATAATCCAACTTCCAAAACCGGAGGTCTTACCCTGAGGTTTAAATGTGCTATACCCGCTGGAGGGAGGTTAGATAAACCCGGTTCTGAAACTCCAAGACGCTCTATGGAAGAACCTGATAGACCTTTACCTTCATTGATGCCTGCATTTATCAGAGAGAGAGGGGAGAGCGAGTCTCACAGGCCTTCTGTTTCTGGACAATCATTTTCTAATACAGAGAGAAATCAGGCTGCATCAAGCAGGCTCACTATGTCAATCACGCAGCCATCATTACGCATGGATAAAGAACTCGTGATACAGCGGCCGAATGAAAGGGAACAGCCCCAGAAGAAACTTGTTATAAAACGTTCGAAAGTGATAACTGATAGCCTTGAACTGACTTCACAGTTTGAGTCCAGGAAGACAATGAGAATGGCAGAACCAGAAGGTTTTCAGAGTCAGCAGAGATTCAGATTGTCAGAGAACTCACTACACCGGGGACCAAAAGAGGGTAGAGTGTGGCAAGAAGAACGGGAGATAAGTACGGAAAGGCACAGGGAAGCAAGGGTGAGAAGGGATTATGATGATATGACTAAATTTGAAAAAGCCAGTGAGATAGGGAGTGAAAGGGAGGAAAAGGAACGGCAAAAGAAGCTGCAGCCGGAAGTAATAGAGAGATATCTAGAAGGTTATCCTCGTCGAAGAAACGATAGAAAATTGTTAGAAAGAGTTCAGAAAGTCAGAAGCCAGTATGACTCTGACTTTGAAAGGAACGTGGCAGAGTACGCACCTCAACCAAAACGACGCAAAAAGGGAGAG GTTGGCCTAGCAAACATCTTGGAAGTCATAGTGGACACACTAAGAGCCAAAGAAGTGAACGTGTCGTACCTCTTCTTGAAACCTGTTTCGAAGAAGGAGGCTCCGGACTATCATGACGTTGTGCAACGCCCCATGGATCTCTCGATAATCAGGGATAAGGTACGGAGGGTAGAGTACAGAGACAGAGCGCAGTTTAGAAATGACGTCTGGCAGATCAAGTACAATGCTCATATTTACAACGACGGGCGTAACCCGATGATACCACCCTTGGCAGATGAGTTGCTGGTGAAATGTGATGGCTTGTTGGATAGATATAGAGATGAGTTAACAGAAGCAGAGAAAGGTATAGTAAATCACATTGACTGA